In Zingiber officinale cultivar Zhangliang chromosome 1A, Zo_v1.1, whole genome shotgun sequence, a genomic segment contains:
- the LOC122018657 gene encoding RNA pseudouridine synthase 5-like isoform X2, with protein sequence MAAAGTATTSSSHLTSPSSLPLYSFGVPWPEINEGLLYTDVVRSSGSGLTTTLIEFYSTKYKNSAPLQGWFQRIQNGQITVNGEVVTDPMYMLRDDLQVVYHRLPWKEPSTPYLLEVLYDDNDMVALNKPSGLQVLPGGLFQQRTVLRQLKWKEWNFLACNSSKRSKSQETHPVPVHRLGRGTSGILLCAKTKLAKCRLAAYFASGAIFAGDDRGEMELGKQRNISKYYRALVGGIIKKDELVIRQPIGTINYPGVMKGLYVASSSGKPALSRMQVLERDDQRNQTLVQVEIHSGRPHQIRIHLAFVGHPLIGDPLYDIGGQPKAFESESIGDCFANDGGYQKPMQAVPGDCGYYLHAHKLFLDHPITKSRNCCSTACLPPDRS encoded by the exons ATGGCTGCCGCCGGCACCGCCACCACTTCGTCTTCCCACCTGACTTCGCCGTCGTCTTTGCCGCTTTACTCTTTTGGGGTTCCCTGGCCTGAAATCAACGAAGGTCTTCTGTACACTGACGTCGTCCGATCCAGCGGCAGTGGTCTCA CTACGACTCTGATTGAGTTCTACTCCACCAAGTACAAGAATTCGGCACCATTGCAAGG CTGGTTTCAGAGGATTCAGAATGGTCAG ATAACGGTTAATGGGGAGGTAGTTACAGATCCTATGTACATGCTTAG AGATGATCTCCAAGTTGTTTACCATCGTCTTCCTTGGAAAGAGCCTTCCACACCATACTTGCTTGAAGTTCTTTATGATGATAATGACATG GTTGCTTTAAATAAACCGTCAGGTTTGCAAGTTCTACCTGGAGGCCTTTTTCAGCAGAGAACTGTTCTAAGGCAGCTTAAATGGAAAGAATGGAATTTTCTCGCATGTAACAGTTCTAAAAGATCAAAGTCACAAGAAACTCATCCTGTTCCCGTACATCGATTGGGGAGGGGCACATCAG GTATATTGCTTTGTGCTAAGACAAAACTTGCTAAGTGTCGTCTTGCGGCTTATTTTGCTAGTGGTGCCATATTTGCTGGGGATGACAG GGGTGAAATGGAGCTTGGTAAACAACGAAACATCTCAAAATACTATCGAGCATTAGTTGGTGGTATTATTAAAAAAGATGAG TTGGTAATCAGGCAGCCCATTGGTACAATCAATTATCCAGGAGTAATGAAGGGACTTTATGTAGCTTCTTCATCGG GGAAGCCAGCACTGAGCAGAATGCAAGTTCTTGAAAGAGATGATCAGAGAAACCAAACTTTGGTGCAG GTTGAGATCCATTCTGGTCGACCACATCAAATTCGCATCCATCTTGCATTTGTTGGCCATCCACTTATAG GTGATCCTCTTTATGACATTGGTGGGCAACCTAAAGCTTTTGAGTCAGAGTCTATCGGTGATTGTTTTGCGAATGATGG GGGATATCAGAAGCCAATGCAAGCTGTACCTGGAGATTGTGGTTATTACTTGCATGCACATAAGCTCTTCCTTGATCATCCAATTACAA AGAGTAGAAATTGTTGCTCCACTGCCTGCCTTCCTCCAGACAGAAGCTGA
- the LOC122018657 gene encoding RNA pseudouridine synthase 5-like isoform X1, translating into MAAAGTATTSSSHLTSPSSLPLYSFGVPWPEINEGLLYTDVVRSSGSGLTTTLIEFYSTKYKNSAPLQGWFQRIQNGQITVNGEVVTDPMYMLRDDLQVVYHRLPWKEPSTPYLLEVLYDDNDMVALNKPSGLQVLPGGLFQQRTVLRQLKWKEWNFLACNSSKRSKSQETHPVPVHRLGRGTSGILLCAKTKLAKCRLAAYFASGAIFAGDDRGEMELGKQRNISKYYRALVGGIIKKDELVIRQPIGTINYPGVMKGLYVASSSGKPALSRMQVLERDDQRNQTLVQVEIHSGRPHQIRIHLAFVGHPLIGDPLYDIGGQPKAFESESIGDCFANDGGYQKPMQAVPGDCGYYLHAHKLFLDHPITSKRVEIVAPLPAFLQTEAERHQNI; encoded by the exons ATGGCTGCCGCCGGCACCGCCACCACTTCGTCTTCCCACCTGACTTCGCCGTCGTCTTTGCCGCTTTACTCTTTTGGGGTTCCCTGGCCTGAAATCAACGAAGGTCTTCTGTACACTGACGTCGTCCGATCCAGCGGCAGTGGTCTCA CTACGACTCTGATTGAGTTCTACTCCACCAAGTACAAGAATTCGGCACCATTGCAAGG CTGGTTTCAGAGGATTCAGAATGGTCAG ATAACGGTTAATGGGGAGGTAGTTACAGATCCTATGTACATGCTTAG AGATGATCTCCAAGTTGTTTACCATCGTCTTCCTTGGAAAGAGCCTTCCACACCATACTTGCTTGAAGTTCTTTATGATGATAATGACATG GTTGCTTTAAATAAACCGTCAGGTTTGCAAGTTCTACCTGGAGGCCTTTTTCAGCAGAGAACTGTTCTAAGGCAGCTTAAATGGAAAGAATGGAATTTTCTCGCATGTAACAGTTCTAAAAGATCAAAGTCACAAGAAACTCATCCTGTTCCCGTACATCGATTGGGGAGGGGCACATCAG GTATATTGCTTTGTGCTAAGACAAAACTTGCTAAGTGTCGTCTTGCGGCTTATTTTGCTAGTGGTGCCATATTTGCTGGGGATGACAG GGGTGAAATGGAGCTTGGTAAACAACGAAACATCTCAAAATACTATCGAGCATTAGTTGGTGGTATTATTAAAAAAGATGAG TTGGTAATCAGGCAGCCCATTGGTACAATCAATTATCCAGGAGTAATGAAGGGACTTTATGTAGCTTCTTCATCGG GGAAGCCAGCACTGAGCAGAATGCAAGTTCTTGAAAGAGATGATCAGAGAAACCAAACTTTGGTGCAG GTTGAGATCCATTCTGGTCGACCACATCAAATTCGCATCCATCTTGCATTTGTTGGCCATCCACTTATAG GTGATCCTCTTTATGACATTGGTGGGCAACCTAAAGCTTTTGAGTCAGAGTCTATCGGTGATTGTTTTGCGAATGATGG GGGATATCAGAAGCCAATGCAAGCTGTACCTGGAGATTGTGGTTATTACTTGCATGCACATAAGCTCTTCCTTGATCATCCAATTACAAGTAAG AGAGTAGAAATTGTTGCTCCACTGCCTGCCTTCCTCCAGACAGAAGCTGAGCGACATCAAAACATATAA
- the LOC122018657 gene encoding RNA pseudouridine synthase 5-like isoform X3 codes for MITVNGEVVTDPMYMLRDDLQVVYHRLPWKEPSTPYLLEVLYDDNDMVALNKPSGLQVLPGGLFQQRTVLRQLKWKEWNFLACNSSKRSKSQETHPVPVHRLGRGTSGILLCAKTKLAKCRLAAYFASGAIFAGDDRGEMELGKQRNISKYYRALVGGIIKKDELVIRQPIGTINYPGVMKGLYVASSSGKPALSRMQVLERDDQRNQTLVQVEIHSGRPHQIRIHLAFVGHPLIGDPLYDIGGQPKAFESESIGDCFANDGGYQKPMQAVPGDCGYYLHAHKLFLDHPITSKRVEIVAPLPAFLQTEAERHQNI; via the exons ATG ATAACGGTTAATGGGGAGGTAGTTACAGATCCTATGTACATGCTTAG AGATGATCTCCAAGTTGTTTACCATCGTCTTCCTTGGAAAGAGCCTTCCACACCATACTTGCTTGAAGTTCTTTATGATGATAATGACATG GTTGCTTTAAATAAACCGTCAGGTTTGCAAGTTCTACCTGGAGGCCTTTTTCAGCAGAGAACTGTTCTAAGGCAGCTTAAATGGAAAGAATGGAATTTTCTCGCATGTAACAGTTCTAAAAGATCAAAGTCACAAGAAACTCATCCTGTTCCCGTACATCGATTGGGGAGGGGCACATCAG GTATATTGCTTTGTGCTAAGACAAAACTTGCTAAGTGTCGTCTTGCGGCTTATTTTGCTAGTGGTGCCATATTTGCTGGGGATGACAG GGGTGAAATGGAGCTTGGTAAACAACGAAACATCTCAAAATACTATCGAGCATTAGTTGGTGGTATTATTAAAAAAGATGAG TTGGTAATCAGGCAGCCCATTGGTACAATCAATTATCCAGGAGTAATGAAGGGACTTTATGTAGCTTCTTCATCGG GGAAGCCAGCACTGAGCAGAATGCAAGTTCTTGAAAGAGATGATCAGAGAAACCAAACTTTGGTGCAG GTTGAGATCCATTCTGGTCGACCACATCAAATTCGCATCCATCTTGCATTTGTTGGCCATCCACTTATAG GTGATCCTCTTTATGACATTGGTGGGCAACCTAAAGCTTTTGAGTCAGAGTCTATCGGTGATTGTTTTGCGAATGATGG GGGATATCAGAAGCCAATGCAAGCTGTACCTGGAGATTGTGGTTATTACTTGCATGCACATAAGCTCTTCCTTGATCATCCAATTACAAGTAAG AGAGTAGAAATTGTTGCTCCACTGCCTGCCTTCCTCCAGACAGAAGCTGAGCGACATCAAAACATATAA